The following are encoded in a window of Roseivirga misakiensis genomic DNA:
- a CDS encoding pyridoxamine 5'-phosphate oxidase family protein, whose translation MAKFFDQLEPQHIEFIQEQKIFFTGTAAQDGRVNVSPKGMDALNILNPKQIAWLNMTGSGNETAAHLKLVNRITLMFCAFDGKPLILRVYGTARTIHKQDGEWQDYIETFGDNAGARNIFVVDVESVQTSCGFAVPLMDYKEDRQILADWANKKTEDELSDYWKQKNVNSIDGFPTGIFE comes from the coding sequence ATGGCGAAATTCTTCGATCAACTTGAACCTCAGCATATTGAGTTTATTCAAGAGCAAAAAATATTCTTTACAGGTACTGCAGCGCAAGATGGCCGAGTCAATGTATCGCCAAAAGGTATGGACGCTTTGAATATTCTGAATCCAAAACAAATCGCTTGGCTGAATATGACTGGCAGCGGTAACGAAACTGCCGCTCACCTCAAACTAGTGAATAGAATAACATTGATGTTCTGTGCATTTGATGGTAAACCTTTGATTCTTCGCGTCTACGGCACGGCGAGAACTATCCACAAGCAAGACGGTGAATGGCAAGATTATATTGAAACTTTTGGTGACAATGCTGGAGCACGAAACATATTTGTGGTTGATGTGGAATCGGTACAGACTTCGTGTGGTTTTGCCGTACCTCTGATGGACTACAAAGAGGATCGACAAATATTGGCCGATTGGGCTAACAAAAAGACAGAAGATGAGTTATCGGATTATTGGAAACAGAAGAATGTGAACAGTATAGACGGTTTCCCTACTGGTATTTTTGAATAG
- a CDS encoding Tex family protein yields MSNHAQLIASELSIQPKQVIDTVKLLDDGGTVPFISRYRKEITGSLDEVAVANIRDRVQQLRDLDKRKEAILKSLKDQEKLTPDLAREVENAESMSKLEDIYLPYKPKRKTRASIAREKGLEPLAKIIFKQEIKNIEEEAKKYIDSEKEVEDIASALQGARDIIAEEINENAEARDRMRKLFQRSATIKSRVFTGKEEQAEKFKDYFEWEEKLSQAPSHRVLAMRRGESEMLLMLDLLPPEEEALALLDKQFLKGNGPAMTQVKETIRDCYKRLLSPSMETELRMLSKKKADEEAIDVFAKNLKELLMAAPLGGKRVLAIDPGFRTGCKVVCLDKQGKLLHYEAIFPNEPQKQIAKAGAVVSHLVEKFELEAIAIGNGTASRETETFVRQIGLPKEVLIVMVNESGASIYSASEIARNEFPNEDVTVRGSVSIGRRLMDPLAELVKLDPKSIGVGQYQHDVDQTALKKSLDDVVMSCVNAVGVEVNTASEQLLTYVSGLGPQLAKNIVTYRNENGPFKNRSAIKNVARLGDKAYEQAAGFLRIRNASNPLDSSAVHPESYALVRQMAKDLNCEVKDLIEQEALRKRIDAKRYVTEKVGLPTLNDIIEELAKPGRDPREQFEAFNFADDVHHVEDLREGMKLPGIVTNVTNFGAFVDIGVHQDGLVHISEMSDTFVSNPADILSVQQKVEVTVTGVDIARKRISLSMKTGQKPKPKRTQKPKKVRQPETDMASKLAALKGKFGG; encoded by the coding sequence ATGTCTAATCACGCGCAGTTAATAGCCTCAGAACTCAGTATTCAACCCAAACAAGTTATAGATACCGTCAAATTGCTTGATGATGGTGGAACAGTCCCTTTTATTTCTCGGTACCGAAAAGAAATAACTGGAAGTTTAGATGAAGTAGCTGTAGCCAATATTAGAGATAGAGTACAGCAGTTGAGAGATTTAGATAAGCGTAAAGAAGCGATTCTAAAATCCTTGAAAGACCAGGAGAAACTAACGCCAGATTTGGCGCGTGAAGTAGAGAATGCAGAGAGCATGTCAAAGCTGGAAGATATTTATCTGCCTTACAAACCGAAACGGAAAACTAGAGCTAGTATAGCAAGAGAAAAAGGGCTTGAGCCGTTGGCCAAAATTATCTTCAAGCAAGAAATTAAAAACATCGAAGAAGAGGCGAAAAAGTACATTGATTCTGAAAAAGAAGTTGAAGATATAGCAAGCGCACTCCAAGGTGCTCGAGATATCATTGCCGAAGAAATTAATGAAAATGCAGAAGCGAGGGATCGCATGCGCAAGCTGTTTCAGAGAAGTGCCACCATCAAAAGCCGTGTTTTTACTGGTAAAGAGGAGCAAGCAGAAAAGTTTAAAGACTATTTTGAATGGGAAGAGAAATTGAGCCAAGCCCCATCGCACCGCGTCCTAGCTATGAGGCGAGGTGAATCGGAGATGCTCCTTATGTTAGACTTATTGCCACCAGAAGAGGAGGCACTGGCATTGTTGGATAAACAGTTTTTGAAAGGTAATGGGCCAGCAATGACGCAGGTTAAAGAAACCATTCGAGATTGCTACAAAAGGCTTTTGAGCCCCTCAATGGAAACGGAATTGCGGATGCTCTCGAAAAAGAAGGCCGATGAAGAGGCAATCGACGTTTTTGCTAAGAATTTGAAGGAATTACTCATGGCCGCACCACTTGGTGGTAAAAGAGTTTTGGCCATTGATCCTGGTTTCCGGACTGGCTGTAAAGTGGTTTGCCTAGATAAGCAAGGGAAGTTGTTGCACTACGAAGCCATTTTCCCAAATGAACCACAAAAGCAAATTGCAAAGGCAGGTGCCGTGGTATCTCATTTAGTAGAAAAATTTGAGTTAGAAGCCATAGCAATCGGCAACGGAACGGCTAGTAGAGAAACGGAGACATTTGTTCGTCAAATTGGTTTGCCAAAGGAGGTTCTGATAGTGATGGTCAATGAGAGCGGAGCTTCTATTTATTCTGCATCGGAAATTGCACGCAATGAATTTCCAAATGAAGATGTCACGGTAAGAGGGTCGGTTTCTATTGGAAGGCGCTTAATGGACCCATTGGCTGAACTGGTTAAACTAGACCCAAAATCAATTGGTGTAGGACAATATCAGCACGACGTAGATCAAACAGCCCTGAAAAAATCTCTTGATGATGTAGTGATGAGTTGTGTGAATGCCGTCGGGGTGGAAGTAAATACCGCTTCAGAGCAATTATTGACCTACGTTTCGGGTCTTGGCCCACAATTAGCAAAGAATATTGTCACCTACAGAAACGAAAATGGGCCTTTTAAAAATAGATCGGCTATCAAAAATGTGGCGAGGCTCGGCGATAAAGCCTACGAACAAGCCGCGGGCTTCCTCAGAATTAGAAATGCATCCAATCCTTTAGATAGTAGTGCGGTTCACCCCGAATCATACGCTTTGGTTAGGCAAATGGCCAAAGATTTAAACTGCGAGGTTAAGGACTTGATTGAGCAAGAGGCACTGAGAAAACGGATTGACGCCAAACGATACGTTACAGAAAAAGTAGGCTTACCTACTTTAAACGATATCATCGAAGAGCTGGCAAAACCAGGAAGAGATCCGAGAGAACAGTTTGAGGCATTCAACTTTGCCGATGATGTACACCATGTGGAAGATTTACGAGAGGGGATGAAATTGCCAGGTATCGTTACTAATGTCACCAATTTCGGTGCTTTCGTGGATATTGGAGTTCATCAAGACGGACTAGTTCATATCAGCGAAATGTCTGATACTTTCGTTAGCAATCCTGCCGATATTCTTTCTGTGCAACAAAAAGTAGAAGTCACTGTGACTGGCGTTGATATAGCACGGAAAAGAATTTCACTTTCAATGAAAACAGGGCAGAAGCCTAAACCAAAAAGAACTCAAAAACCGAAAAAGGTACGTCAGCCAGAAACCGATATGGCATCCAAACTTGCTGCATTAAAAGGGAAGTTTGGTGGTTAG
- a CDS encoding M16 family metallopeptidase — protein MKKLKFNLIIALIGSLIFWSCESTSTTEKPEFKVDYEKFTLDNGLEVILHVDKSDPVVAVALTAHVGSAREIEGRTGFAHLFEHLLFLESENLGKGGLDKMSARIGGSGANGSTSRDRTNYFQTVPKDALEKMIWAEADKLGWFINTVTDPVLAKEKQVVKNEKRQSVDNRPYGHTSYVIDKALYPEDHPYNWQVIGSLEDLQAATVNDVKQFFRRWYVPNNTTLVIAGDFESAQAKEWVQKYFDEIPRGEEITDLPKRAGVIDETIKLYHEDNFARLPELTMVWPTVELYHPDSYALNVLGQYLARGKQAPFYQVLVENEQLTSGVRMGNRASELAGQFQLSVRAFPDKNLDDVATAVQTAFAKFETEGIPQKDLDRIKAGQETGFYNGLSSVLGKGFQLAQYNIFAKDPGFVKQDVENILNVTAEDVNRVYNKYIKGKNFIATSFVPKGRKSQALSGSVMANVVEEKIVQGAEERFDASIQAEYERTPSTFDRTVEPPYGNAPNVAIPEVWKAFLINGMKVLGIENDEVPLVQFNLTIKGGLLLDDIDKVGVANLTANLMTQGTQNRTPKELEEAIAQLGASINVFAGTESISVTGNTLRRNYEKTMELVEEILLQPRWDEKEFNLRKQSIVSSIKQQEANPNAVANNAYSILIYGKDNIRSKNILGSEASVNSITIDDLKNYYSQFISPSVATMHVVGDISQDDVMSSLKTIEEDWAAKAVDIPVYNTPSAPDKSQVFFYDVPNAKQSVLQIGYPALAATDDDYYPATVMNYILGGGGFASQLTQQLREGKGYTYGIRSGFSGSTDSGAFTISSGVRTNVTYESTQLVKDILADYGNGYDEQDLATTKSFLIKSNARAFETAGSKLNMLQNISRYGWEDDYVKDREAIVQNMTVDKIKALSEKYLNPDKMFWLVVGDAKTQMRRLEKLGYGKPVLINEMVSPEQQ, from the coding sequence ATGAAAAAACTCAAATTCAACCTGATTATCGCATTGATCGGGTCTCTTATTTTTTGGTCTTGTGAATCAACATCGACCACGGAAAAACCCGAATTCAAAGTTGATTATGAGAAATTTACTTTAGACAATGGTCTAGAGGTAATACTACACGTCGATAAATCCGACCCAGTGGTTGCTGTAGCTTTAACCGCTCATGTTGGTTCTGCCAGAGAAATTGAAGGTAGAACGGGTTTTGCCCATTTATTCGAACACTTGTTATTCTTAGAGTCAGAGAACCTTGGTAAAGGTGGACTGGATAAAATGAGTGCCAGAATTGGAGGTTCGGGTGCCAATGGTTCTACCAGCCGCGATAGAACAAACTATTTCCAAACTGTACCAAAGGACGCCCTAGAGAAGATGATATGGGCCGAAGCTGATAAACTAGGCTGGTTTATTAATACCGTGACTGATCCTGTCTTGGCTAAAGAAAAGCAGGTGGTTAAAAATGAGAAACGTCAAAGCGTAGATAACCGCCCTTATGGCCATACTTCTTACGTGATCGATAAAGCACTCTACCCTGAAGACCACCCCTATAACTGGCAAGTGATTGGGTCATTAGAAGACCTCCAGGCTGCGACTGTAAATGATGTTAAGCAGTTTTTTAGAAGGTGGTATGTCCCAAATAACACGACGCTGGTTATTGCAGGAGACTTTGAATCCGCCCAAGCTAAAGAGTGGGTTCAAAAATATTTCGATGAAATCCCAAGGGGGGAAGAAATAACAGACCTACCAAAACGTGCAGGAGTAATTGATGAAACAATAAAGCTTTATCACGAAGATAACTTTGCTAGACTTCCTGAACTAACTATGGTTTGGCCGACTGTTGAATTATACCACCCAGATTCTTATGCTTTAAATGTACTTGGTCAGTATTTAGCCAGAGGAAAACAAGCGCCTTTCTATCAAGTATTAGTTGAAAACGAGCAACTCACTTCTGGTGTCAGAATGGGTAACCGAGCCTCTGAGTTAGCCGGACAATTTCAATTATCTGTTAGAGCGTTTCCCGACAAGAACTTAGACGATGTAGCTACAGCAGTACAAACTGCTTTCGCAAAGTTCGAGACAGAGGGCATTCCACAAAAAGATTTGGATAGGATTAAAGCTGGCCAAGAAACAGGTTTTTATAATGGCCTAAGCAGTGTTCTGGGCAAGGGCTTCCAACTAGCTCAGTATAATATTTTTGCTAAAGACCCTGGATTTGTAAAACAGGATGTTGAGAATATTTTGAATGTCACTGCCGAAGACGTGAACAGGGTCTACAACAAATACATTAAAGGAAAGAACTTCATTGCGACTAGTTTTGTGCCTAAAGGCAGAAAGTCACAAGCGCTGAGCGGTTCAGTGATGGCCAATGTAGTGGAAGAAAAAATTGTTCAAGGTGCCGAAGAAAGGTTCGATGCCTCAATTCAAGCTGAATATGAGCGAACTCCTTCTACGTTTGATAGAACAGTAGAACCACCTTATGGCAATGCACCAAATGTGGCTATTCCTGAAGTATGGAAAGCTTTTTTGATCAATGGAATGAAGGTTTTGGGTATAGAAAATGATGAAGTGCCACTTGTTCAATTCAACCTTACTATAAAAGGAGGGCTCCTTCTGGATGACATTGATAAGGTTGGCGTAGCGAACCTTACTGCAAACTTAATGACACAAGGAACTCAAAACAGGACTCCAAAGGAATTGGAAGAAGCGATAGCGCAACTCGGTGCTTCAATTAATGTATTTGCCGGTACCGAAAGTATATCAGTAACTGGTAATACGTTGAGAAGGAATTATGAGAAAACTATGGAATTGGTTGAAGAAATTTTACTCCAGCCAAGATGGGATGAAAAAGAATTTAACCTTAGAAAGCAAAGTATCGTCAGCAGCATAAAGCAGCAAGAGGCGAACCCAAATGCCGTTGCAAATAACGCTTACAGTATTCTCATTTATGGCAAGGATAATATCAGATCGAAAAACATCTTAGGCTCGGAAGCATCCGTGAATTCAATCACAATTGACGATTTGAAAAACTACTATAGCCAGTTTATCTCTCCTTCTGTGGCCACCATGCATGTTGTAGGCGACATTAGCCAAGATGATGTTATGAGCTCTCTTAAAACCATTGAAGAAGACTGGGCAGCGAAGGCCGTTGACATTCCTGTTTACAATACACCATCTGCACCCGATAAATCACAAGTATTCTTCTACGACGTTCCTAACGCTAAACAATCTGTTTTACAGATTGGCTATCCAGCACTTGCGGCAACCGATGATGATTACTACCCAGCTACAGTAATGAATTACATTCTTGGAGGCGGTGGTTTTGCTTCACAGCTCACGCAACAACTCAGAGAGGGTAAAGGCTACACTTATGGCATAAGATCAGGATTTTCTGGTAGTACCGACAGCGGTGCGTTTACGATCTCTAGTGGTGTAAGAACCAATGTCACCTACGAATCAACTCAGCTAGTTAAAGATATCCTTGCTGACTATGGTAACGGATATGACGAGCAAGATTTGGCTACGACCAAGAGCTTCTTAATCAAGAGTAATGCTAGGGCTTTTGAAACAGCAGGTTCAAAATTAAATATGCTACAAAATATTAGTAGATATGGCTGGGAAGATGACTATGTGAAAGACCGTGAAGCGATTGTTCAAAATATGACTGTCGATAAAATCAAGGCACTTTCTGAAAAGTATCTAAACCCAGACAAAATGTTCTGGTTAGTCGTAGGTGATGCTAAAACACAGATGCGAAGATTAGAGAAACTCGGTTACGGAAAACCAGTATTAATCAATGAAATGGTTTCTCCCGAACAGCAATAA